In Streptomyces chartreusis, the following proteins share a genomic window:
- a CDS encoding xanthine dehydrogenase family protein molybdopterin-binding subunit, whose amino-acid sequence MSTPNGTPTKITQGSQTKGGIGESTLRPDGTLKVTGEFAYSSDMWHEDMLWGQILRSTVAHAEIVSIDTGEALAMAGVYAVMTYDDLPTEVKNYGLEIQDTPVLAHGKVRHHGEPVAIVAADHPETARRAAAKIKVEYRELPVITDEASATAPDAILVHEGRDDHHSGHVPHPNIVHRQPIIRGDAAKAAERADVIVKGEYTFGMQDQAFLGPESGLAVPDEDGGVHLYIATQWLHSDLRQIAPVLGLPESKVRMTLSGVGGAFGGREDLSMQIHACLLALRTGKPVKIVYNRFESFFGHVHRHPAKLYYEHGATKDGKLTHMKCRIVLDGGAYASASPAVVGNASSLSVGPYVIDDVDIEAIALYTNNPPCGAMRGFGAVQACFAYEAQMDKLAEKLGMDPVALRQLNAMEQGTLLPTGQPVDSPAPVAELLRRVKAMPLPPERQWESSEGADVRQLPGGLSNTTHGEGVVRGVGYAVGIKNVGFSEGFDDYSTAKVRMEVVGGEPVATVHTAMAEVGQGGVTVHAQIARTELGVTQVTIHPADTQVGSAGSTSASRQTYVTGGAVKNSCELVREKVLEIGRRKFGSYHPAWATAELLLEGGKVVTDGGEVLVDLVDLLEGEAVEVEAEWRHRPTEAFDLRTGQGFGHVQYSFAAHRAVVEVDTELGLVKVIELACAQDVGKALNPLSVIGQIQGGTTQGLGVAVMEEIIVDPKTAKVRNPSFTDYLIPTILDTPTIPVDVLELADDHAPYGLRGIGEAPTLSSTPAVLAAIRSATGLELNRTPVRPEHLTGT is encoded by the coding sequence GTGTCCACTCCTAACGGCACTCCCACCAAGATCACCCAGGGTTCCCAGACCAAGGGCGGCATCGGCGAGTCCACGCTCCGCCCGGACGGCACCCTCAAGGTCACCGGCGAGTTCGCGTACTCCTCCGACATGTGGCACGAGGACATGCTCTGGGGGCAGATCCTCCGGTCCACCGTCGCGCACGCCGAGATCGTGTCCATCGACACCGGCGAGGCACTGGCCATGGCGGGCGTCTACGCCGTCATGACCTACGACGACCTGCCGACCGAGGTGAAGAACTACGGCCTGGAGATCCAGGACACCCCGGTCCTCGCCCACGGCAAGGTCCGCCACCACGGCGAGCCGGTCGCCATCGTCGCCGCCGACCACCCGGAGACGGCCCGGCGCGCCGCCGCGAAGATCAAGGTCGAGTACCGCGAGCTGCCCGTCATCACCGACGAGGCCTCCGCGACCGCGCCGGACGCGATCCTCGTCCACGAGGGCCGCGACGACCACCACAGCGGCCACGTCCCGCACCCGAACATCGTCCACCGCCAGCCGATCATCCGCGGCGACGCGGCCAAGGCCGCGGAGCGGGCCGACGTGATCGTCAAGGGCGAGTACACCTTCGGCATGCAGGACCAGGCCTTCCTCGGCCCGGAGTCCGGCCTCGCCGTGCCGGACGAGGACGGCGGCGTCCACCTGTACATCGCCACCCAGTGGCTGCACAGCGACCTGCGCCAGATCGCCCCGGTCCTCGGCCTGCCCGAGAGCAAGGTCCGCATGACGCTGTCCGGCGTCGGCGGTGCCTTCGGCGGCCGCGAGGACCTGTCGATGCAGATCCACGCCTGCCTGCTGGCGCTGCGCACCGGCAAGCCCGTCAAGATCGTCTACAACCGGTTCGAGTCGTTCTTCGGGCACGTCCACCGCCACCCCGCCAAGCTGTACTACGAGCACGGGGCCACCAAGGACGGCAAGCTCACCCACATGAAGTGCCGGATCGTCCTGGACGGCGGCGCCTACGCCTCCGCCTCCCCGGCCGTCGTCGGCAACGCCTCCTCGCTGTCCGTGGGCCCGTACGTCATCGACGACGTCGACATCGAGGCGATCGCCCTCTACACCAACAACCCGCCCTGCGGCGCGATGCGCGGCTTCGGCGCGGTCCAGGCGTGCTTCGCCTACGAGGCGCAGATGGACAAGCTGGCCGAGAAGCTGGGCATGGACCCGGTGGCGCTGCGGCAGCTCAACGCCATGGAGCAGGGCACACTCCTGCCGACCGGGCAGCCGGTCGACTCGCCGGCCCCCGTTGCCGAACTGCTGCGCCGCGTCAAGGCGATGCCGCTGCCGCCGGAGCGCCAGTGGGAGTCCAGCGAGGGCGCGGACGTACGGCAGCTGCCGGGCGGCCTGTCCAACACCACGCACGGCGAGGGCGTCGTACGAGGCGTCGGCTACGCGGTCGGCATCAAGAACGTCGGCTTCTCCGAGGGCTTCGACGACTACTCCACCGCCAAGGTGCGCATGGAGGTCGTCGGCGGCGAGCCGGTGGCCACCGTGCACACCGCGATGGCGGAGGTCGGCCAGGGCGGCGTCACCGTCCACGCGCAGATCGCCCGCACCGAGCTGGGCGTCACCCAGGTGACCATCCACCCGGCGGACACGCAGGTGGGCTCGGCGGGTTCGACCTCGGCCTCCCGGCAGACGTACGTCACCGGCGGCGCCGTGAAGAACTCCTGCGAGCTGGTCCGCGAGAAGGTCCTGGAGATCGGACGCCGCAAGTTCGGCTCCTACCACCCGGCCTGGGCCACCGCCGAACTCCTGCTGGAGGGCGGCAAGGTAGTCACCGACGGCGGCGAAGTGCTCGTCGATCTGGTGGACCTGCTGGAGGGCGAGGCCGTCGAGGTCGAGGCCGAGTGGCGGCACCGTCCGACCGAGGCGTTCGACCTGCGCACCGGCCAGGGCTTCGGACACGTCCAGTACTCCTTCGCCGCGCACCGCGCGGTCGTCGAGGTGGACACCGAGCTCGGCCTGGTGAAGGTGATCGAGCTGGCCTGCGCCCAGGACGTCGGCAAGGCCCTCAACCCGCTGTCCGTCATCGGCCAGATCCAGGGCGGCACCACCCAGGGCCTGGGCGTGGCGGTGATGGAGGAGATCATCGTCGACCCGAAGACGGCGAAGGTCAGGAACCCCTCCTTCACCGACTACCTCATCCCCACGATCCTCGACACGCCGACCATCCCCGTCGACGTGCTCGAACTCGCCGACGACCACGCCCCGTACGGGCTCCGTGGCATCGGCGAGGCACCCACCCTGTCCTCGACCCCGGCCGTCCTCGCGGCGATCCGGAGCGCGACCGGGCTGGAGCTCAACCGCACGCCGGTACGGCCGGAACACCTCACCGGCACGTAG
- a CDS encoding (2Fe-2S)-binding protein — translation MRVNFTVNGRPQEADDVWEGESLLYVLRERMGLPGSKNACEQGECGSCTVRLDGVPVCSCLVAAGQVQGREVVTVEGLADFAKQRAEHGGCATGACGTSLQDAQGWAAKGQDSQTGEGTELSPIQQAFIDAGAVQCGFCTPGLLVAADEMLERNPNPTDADIREALSGNLCRCTGYEKIMDAVRLAAARQGEAV, via the coding sequence ATGCGTGTCAACTTCACTGTCAACGGACGTCCGCAGGAAGCCGACGACGTGTGGGAGGGCGAGTCCCTGCTGTACGTGCTGCGCGAGCGGATGGGCCTTCCGGGCTCGAAGAACGCCTGTGAGCAGGGCGAGTGCGGATCCTGCACCGTCCGGCTGGATGGTGTGCCGGTCTGTTCGTGTCTGGTCGCCGCCGGGCAGGTCCAGGGCCGCGAGGTCGTCACCGTCGAGGGGCTCGCCGACTTCGCCAAGCAGCGCGCCGAGCACGGTGGCTGTGCGACCGGTGCCTGCGGTACGTCGCTCCAGGACGCCCAGGGCTGGGCCGCCAAGGGGCAGGACTCGCAGACCGGTGAGGGCACCGAACTCTCCCCGATCCAGCAGGCGTTCATCGACGCGGGCGCCGTCCAGTGCGGCTTCTGCACGCCGGGTCTGCTGGTCGCCGCCGACGAGATGCTGGAGCGCAACCCGAACCCGACCGACGCGGACATCCGCGAGGCGCTGTCGGGCAACCTGTGCCGCTGCACCGGCTACGAGAAGATCATGGACGCGGTCCGCCTCGCGGCCGCCCGGCAGGGAGAGGCGGTCTGA
- a CDS encoding FAD binding domain-containing protein, which produces MDFLRPASWEEALAAKAEHPTAVPIAGGTDVMVEINFDHRRPEYLLDLNRVGDLYEWEVGEESVRLGASVPYTRIMESLRAELPGLALASHTVASPQIRNRGGVGGNLGTASPAGDAHPALLAAGAEVEVESAERGTRLIPIDAFYTGVKRNALAADELIRAVHIKKADGPQQYSKVGTRNAMVIAVCAFGLALHPETRTVRTGIGSAAPTPVRAKAAEEFLNAALEEGGFWDNGKIITPSVAKQFAELCSGACNPIDDVRGTASYRRHAVGVMARRTLTWTWESYRGERRLTEGAA; this is translated from the coding sequence ATGGACTTCCTTCGCCCCGCCAGCTGGGAGGAGGCGCTCGCCGCGAAGGCCGAGCACCCCACCGCTGTGCCGATTGCGGGTGGCACCGATGTGATGGTCGAGATCAACTTCGACCACCGTCGGCCCGAGTACCTTCTCGACCTGAACCGCGTCGGCGACCTCTACGAGTGGGAGGTCGGCGAGGAGAGCGTGCGGCTCGGCGCCTCTGTGCCGTACACGAGGATCATGGAGAGCCTCCGTGCCGAGCTGCCGGGCCTCGCGCTCGCCTCGCACACGGTCGCCTCCCCGCAGATCCGCAACCGCGGCGGCGTCGGCGGCAACCTCGGCACCGCCTCCCCGGCCGGTGACGCCCACCCCGCCCTCCTCGCGGCCGGTGCCGAGGTCGAGGTCGAGTCGGCCGAGCGCGGCACCCGCCTCATCCCCATCGACGCCTTCTACACCGGCGTGAAGCGCAATGCGCTGGCGGCGGACGAGCTCATTCGTGCCGTCCACATCAAGAAGGCCGACGGGCCGCAGCAGTACTCGAAGGTCGGCACGCGCAACGCGATGGTCATCGCCGTGTGCGCCTTCGGGCTCGCCCTGCACCCCGAGACGCGGACCGTGCGCACCGGCATCGGCTCGGCCGCCCCCACCCCCGTGCGGGCCAAGGCCGCCGAGGAGTTCCTGAACGCGGCGCTCGAAGAGGGCGGCTTCTGGGACAACGGCAAGATCATCACCCCGTCGGTCGCCAAGCAGTTCGCCGAGCTGTGCTCGGGCGCCTGCAACCCGATCGACGACGTCCGGGGCACGGCGAGCTACCGCCGGCACGCGGTCGGCGTCATGGCGCGCCGCACGCTGACCTGGACCTGGGAGTCGTATCGCGGCGAGCGCCGCCTCACGGAGGGAGCCGCGTAA